One Ursus arctos isolate Adak ecotype North America unplaced genomic scaffold, UrsArc2.0 scaffold_15, whole genome shotgun sequence genomic region harbors:
- the SLC12A7 gene encoding solute carrier family 12 member 7 isoform X6, with protein MALFEEEMDSNPMVSSLLNKLANYTNLSQGVVEHEEHEEDSKRREVKSPRMGTFIGVYLPCLQNILGVILFLRLTWIVGVAGVLESFLIVSMCCTCTMLTAISMSAIATNGVVPAGGSYYMISRSLGPEFGGAVGLCFYLGTTFAGAMYILGTIEIFLTYISPSAAIIQAETAEGEAAAMLHNMRVYGTCTLVLMAMVVFVGVKYVNKLALVFLACVVLSILAIYAGVVKTAFDPPDIPVCLLGNRTLSRRGFDVCAKFHTANNSTTPTALWGLFCNSSMPSATCDEYFAQNNVTEIQGIPGVASGVLLDNLWSAYTDKGAFVERKGTPSVPVPEESRASGLPYVLTDIMTYFTMLVGIYFPSVTGIMAGSNRSGDLRDAQKSIPTGTILAIVTTSFIYLSCIVLFGACIEGVILRDKFGEALQGKLVIGMLAWPSPWVIVIGSFFSTCGAGLQSLTGAPRLLQAIARDGIIPFLQVFGHGKANGEPTWALLLTALICETGILIASLDSVAPILSMFFLMCYMFVNLACAVQTLLRTPNWRPRFRYYHWALSFLGMSLCLALMFVCSWYYALVAMLIAGCIYKYIEYRGAEKEWGDGIRGLSLNAARYALLRVEHGPPHTKNWRPQVLVMLNLDEEQRVKHPRLLSLTTQLKAGKGLTIVGAVLEGTYLDKHVEAQRAEENIRSLMGVEKTKGFCQLVVSSNLRDGMSHLIQSAGLGGMKHNTVLMAWPESWKQEDNTFSWKNFVETVRDTTAAQQALLVAKNVDLFPQNQERFGDGDIDVWWVVHDGGLLMLLPFLLRQHKVWRKCRMRIFTVAQVDDNSIQMKKDLQVFLYHLRISAEVEVVEMVENDISAFTYEKTLMMEQRSQMLKQMQLSKTEREREAQLIHDRNTASHSVVATRTQAPSTPDKVQMTWTKEKLIAEKYKNKEPGVSGFKDLFSLKPNQSNVRRMHTAVKLNGVVLSRSRGAQLVLLNMPGPPRNRQGDENYMEFLEVLTEGLNRVLLVRGSGREVVTIYS; from the exons ATGGCGCTTTTTGAG GAGGAAATGGACAGCAACCCCATGGTGTCCTCACTGCTCAACAAGCTGGCCAACTACACCAACCTGAGCCAGGGCGTGGTGGAGCACGAGGAGCACGAGGAGGACAGCAAGAGGCGCGAGGTCAAG AGCCCGCGCATGGGCACCTTCATCGGTGTCTACCTGCCCTGCCTCCAGAACATCCTCGGGGTGATCCTCTTCCTGCGCCTGACGTGGATCGTGGGCGTGGCCGGCGTGCTGGAGTCCTTCCTCATCGTGTCCATGTGCTGTACCTGT ACGATGCTGACTGCCATCTCCATGAGTGCCATCGCCACCAACGGTGTAGTCCCAG CTGGCGGCTCGTACTACATGATATCGCGCTCTCTGGGGCCTGAGTTCGGGGGTGCCGTTGGCCTCTGCTTCTACTTGGGCACGACCTTCGCCGGGGCCATGTATATTTTGGGGACCATTGAGATTTTTTTG ACCTACATCTCCCCCAGCGCGGCCATCATCCAGGCAGAGACAGCGGAAGGCGAGGCCGCGGCCATGCTGCACAACATGCGTGTGTACGGGACGTGCACGCTGGTGCTCATGGCCATGGTGGTCTTCGTGGGCGTCAAGTACGTCAACAAGCTGGCCCTGGTGTTCCTGGCCTGCGTGGTGCTGTCCATCCTCGCCATCTACGCCGGCGTCGTCAAGACCGCCTTCGACCCGCCAGACATCCC GGTCTGTCTGCTGGGGAACCGTACCTTGTCGAGACGCGGCTTTGACGTCTGTGCCAAGTTCCACACCGCCAACAACAGCACGACACCCACCGCGCTCTGGGGCCTTTTCTGCAacagctccatgcccagcgccaCCTGTGATGAGTACTTTGCCCAGAACAACGTCACGGAGATCCAGGGCATCCCCGGCGTGGCCAGCGGCGTCCTCCTCG ATAACCTGTGGAGCGCATACACAGATAAGGGGGCGTTCGTGGAGAGGAAGGGCACACCGTCAGTGCCCGTGCCAGAGGAGAGCAGGGCCAGCGGCCTGCCCTACGTCCTCACTGACATCATGACCTACTTCACCATGCTGGTCGGGATCTACTTCCCCTCCGTGACCG GTATCATGGCGGGCTCAAACCGGTCCGGGGATCTCAGGGACGCCCAGAAGTCGATCCCCACAGGGACCATTTTGGCCATCGTGACGACCTCTTTTATCT ACCTATCCTGCATCGTGCTTTTCGGGGCTTGCATTGAAGGCGTGATCTTACGAGATAA GTTCGGGGAGGCCCTGCAGGGGAAGCTGGTCATCGGCATGCTGGCCTGGCCGTCCCCCTGGGTCATCGTCATCGGCTCCTTCTTCTCGACCTGCGGTGCGGGCCTGCAGAGCCTCACGGGGGCACCACGCCTGCTGCAGGCCATCGCCCGAGACGGCATCATCCCCTTCCTGCAG GTGTTTGGCCACGGGAAGGCCAACGGGGAGCCCACGTGGGCCCTGCTGCTCACGGCCCTCATCTGCGAGACCGGCATTCTGATCGCCTCCCTGGACAGCGTGGCCCCCATCCTGTCCAT GTTTTTCCTCATGTGCTACATGTTCGTGAACCTGGCGTGTGCGGTGCAGACGCTTCTGCGCACGCCCAACTGGCGTCCGCGCTTCAGATACTACCACTG GGCGCTGTCCTTCCTGGGCATGAGCCTGTGCCTCGCGCTCATGTTCGTCTGCTCCTGGTACTACGCCCTCGTCGCCATGCTCATCGCCGGCTGCATCTACAAGTACATCGAGTACCGCGG GGCCGAGAAGGAGTGGGGTGATGGCATCAGGGGGCTGTCGCTAAACGCAGCCCGCTATGCCCTGCTGCGTGTGGAGCACGGACCCCCCCACACCAAGAACTGGAG GCCCCAGGTGCTGGTGATGCTGAACCTGGACGAGGAGCAGCGCGTGAAACACCCCCGCCTGCTGTCCCTCACCACCCAGCTCAAGGCCGGCAAGGGCCTGACCATCGTGGGCGCCGTGCTGGAGGGCACCTACCTGGACAAGCACGTGGAGGCCCAGCGGGccgaggag AACATCCGGTCTCTGATGGGCGTGGAGAAGACCAAGGGCTTCTGCCAGCTGGTGGTGTCCTCTAACCTGCGGGACGGCATGTCGCACTTGATCCAGTCGGCCGGCCTGGGGGGCATGAAGCACAACACGGTTCTCATGGCCTGGCCCGAGTCCTGGAAGCAGGAGGACAACACTTTCTCCTGGAAGAACTTTGTCG AAACCGTCCGAGACACCACGGCAGCACAGCAGGCCCTGCTGGTGGCCAAAAACGTGGACCTGTTTCCACAAAACCAGGAGCGTTTCGGCGACGGGGACATTGACGTGTGGTGGGTCGTGCACGACGGGGGCCTGCTCATGCTGCTGCCCTTCCTGCTGCGGCAGCACAAG GTGTGGAGGAAGTGCCGGATGCGCATCTTCACGGTGGCGCAGGTGGACGACAACAGCATCCAGATGAAGAAGGACCTGCAAGTGTTCTTGTACCACCTGAGGATCAGCGCcgaggtggaggtggtggagaTG GTTGAAAACGACATCTCGGCGTTCACGTACGAGAAGACGTTGATGATGGAGCAGAGGTCCCAGATGCTGAAGCAGATGCAGCTGTCCAAGACGGAGCGGGAGAGAGAG GCTCAGCTAATTCACGACAGGAACACTGCGTCCCATTCTGTGGTGGCCACCAGAACCCAGGCCCCGTCCACCCCAGATAAGGTGCAGATGACCTGGACCAAGGAGAAGCTGATCGCGGAGAAGTACAAGAACAAGGAACCGGGTGTGTCCGGGTTCAAGGACCTCTTCAGCCTGAAGCC GAACCAGTCCAACGTCAGGAGGATGCACACCGCCGTGAAGCTCAACGGCGTCGTCCTCAGCAGGTCGCGGGGCGCGCAGCTGGTCCTGCTGAACATGCCGGGACCCCCCAGAAACCGGCAGGGGGACGAGAACT ATATGGAGTTCCTCGAGGTCCTGACCGAGGGGCTCAACCGGGTCCTTCTGGTCCGGGGCAGCGGCCGGGAGGTGGTCACCATCTACTCCTGA
- the SLC12A7 gene encoding solute carrier family 12 member 7 isoform X4 — translation MPTNFTVVPVEARADGGQDEAAEAAEGTEGTEAPGPPEGEPDCQSPGDGNPRENSPFINHTEVEQENFFEGKNMALFEEEMDSNPMVSSLLNKLANYTNLSQGVVEHEEHEEDSKRREVKSPRMGTFIGVYLPCLQNILGVILFLRLTWIVGVAGVLESFLIVSMCCTCTMLTAISMSAIATNGVVPAGGSYYMISRSLGPEFGGAVGLCFYLGTTFAGAMYILGTIEIFLTYISPSAAIIQAETAEGEAAAMLHNMRVYGTCTLVLMAMVVFVGVKYVNKLALVFLACVVLSILAIYAGVVKTAFDPPDIPVCLLGNRTLSRRGFDVCAKFHTANNSTTPTALWGLFCNSSMPSATCDEYFAQNNVTEIQGIPGVASGVLLDNLWSAYTDKGAFVERKGTPSVPVPEESRASGLPYVLTDIMTYFTMLVGIYFPSVTGIMAGSNRSGDLRDAQKSIPTGTILAIVTTSFIYLSCIVLFGACIEGVILRDKFGEALQGKLVIGMLAWPSPWVIVIGSFFSTCGAGLQSLTGAPRLLQAIARDGIIPFLQVFGHGKANGEPTWALLLTALICETGILIASLDSVAPILSMFFLMCYMFVNLACAVQTLLRTPNWRPRFRYYHWALSFLGMSLCLALMFVCSWYYALVAMLIAGCIYKYIEYRGAEKEWGDGIRGLSLNAARYALLRVEHGPPHTKNWRPQVLVMLNLDEEQRVKHPRLLSLTTQLKAGKGLTIVGAVLEGTYLDKHVEAQRAEENIRSLMGVEKTKGFCQLVVSSNLRDGMSHLIQSAGLGGMKHNTVLMAWPESWKQEDNTFSWKNFVETVRDTTAAQQALLVAKNVDLFPQNQERFGDGDIDVWWVVHDGGLLMLLPFLLRQHKVWRKCRMRIFTVAQVDDNSIQMKKDLQVFLYHLRISAEVEVVEMVENDISAFTYEKTLMMEQRSQMLKQMQLSKTEREREAQLIHDRNTASHSVVATRTQAPSTPDKVQMTWTKEKLIAEKYKNKEPGVSGFKDLFSLKPNQSNVRRMHTAVKLNGVVLSRSRGAQLVLLNMPGPPRNRQGDENYMEFLEVLTEGLNRVLLVRGSGREVVTIYS, via the exons GAGATGGAAACCCGCGAGAAAACAGCCCGTTCATCAACCACACGGAGGTGGAGCAGGAGAACTTCTTTGAAGGAAAGAACATGGCGCTTTTTGAG GAGGAAATGGACAGCAACCCCATGGTGTCCTCACTGCTCAACAAGCTGGCCAACTACACCAACCTGAGCCAGGGCGTGGTGGAGCACGAGGAGCACGAGGAGGACAGCAAGAGGCGCGAGGTCAAG AGCCCGCGCATGGGCACCTTCATCGGTGTCTACCTGCCCTGCCTCCAGAACATCCTCGGGGTGATCCTCTTCCTGCGCCTGACGTGGATCGTGGGCGTGGCCGGCGTGCTGGAGTCCTTCCTCATCGTGTCCATGTGCTGTACCTGT ACGATGCTGACTGCCATCTCCATGAGTGCCATCGCCACCAACGGTGTAGTCCCAG CTGGCGGCTCGTACTACATGATATCGCGCTCTCTGGGGCCTGAGTTCGGGGGTGCCGTTGGCCTCTGCTTCTACTTGGGCACGACCTTCGCCGGGGCCATGTATATTTTGGGGACCATTGAGATTTTTTTG ACCTACATCTCCCCCAGCGCGGCCATCATCCAGGCAGAGACAGCGGAAGGCGAGGCCGCGGCCATGCTGCACAACATGCGTGTGTACGGGACGTGCACGCTGGTGCTCATGGCCATGGTGGTCTTCGTGGGCGTCAAGTACGTCAACAAGCTGGCCCTGGTGTTCCTGGCCTGCGTGGTGCTGTCCATCCTCGCCATCTACGCCGGCGTCGTCAAGACCGCCTTCGACCCGCCAGACATCCC GGTCTGTCTGCTGGGGAACCGTACCTTGTCGAGACGCGGCTTTGACGTCTGTGCCAAGTTCCACACCGCCAACAACAGCACGACACCCACCGCGCTCTGGGGCCTTTTCTGCAacagctccatgcccagcgccaCCTGTGATGAGTACTTTGCCCAGAACAACGTCACGGAGATCCAGGGCATCCCCGGCGTGGCCAGCGGCGTCCTCCTCG ATAACCTGTGGAGCGCATACACAGATAAGGGGGCGTTCGTGGAGAGGAAGGGCACACCGTCAGTGCCCGTGCCAGAGGAGAGCAGGGCCAGCGGCCTGCCCTACGTCCTCACTGACATCATGACCTACTTCACCATGCTGGTCGGGATCTACTTCCCCTCCGTGACCG GTATCATGGCGGGCTCAAACCGGTCCGGGGATCTCAGGGACGCCCAGAAGTCGATCCCCACAGGGACCATTTTGGCCATCGTGACGACCTCTTTTATCT ACCTATCCTGCATCGTGCTTTTCGGGGCTTGCATTGAAGGCGTGATCTTACGAGATAA GTTCGGGGAGGCCCTGCAGGGGAAGCTGGTCATCGGCATGCTGGCCTGGCCGTCCCCCTGGGTCATCGTCATCGGCTCCTTCTTCTCGACCTGCGGTGCGGGCCTGCAGAGCCTCACGGGGGCACCACGCCTGCTGCAGGCCATCGCCCGAGACGGCATCATCCCCTTCCTGCAG GTGTTTGGCCACGGGAAGGCCAACGGGGAGCCCACGTGGGCCCTGCTGCTCACGGCCCTCATCTGCGAGACCGGCATTCTGATCGCCTCCCTGGACAGCGTGGCCCCCATCCTGTCCAT GTTTTTCCTCATGTGCTACATGTTCGTGAACCTGGCGTGTGCGGTGCAGACGCTTCTGCGCACGCCCAACTGGCGTCCGCGCTTCAGATACTACCACTG GGCGCTGTCCTTCCTGGGCATGAGCCTGTGCCTCGCGCTCATGTTCGTCTGCTCCTGGTACTACGCCCTCGTCGCCATGCTCATCGCCGGCTGCATCTACAAGTACATCGAGTACCGCGG GGCCGAGAAGGAGTGGGGTGATGGCATCAGGGGGCTGTCGCTAAACGCAGCCCGCTATGCCCTGCTGCGTGTGGAGCACGGACCCCCCCACACCAAGAACTGGAG GCCCCAGGTGCTGGTGATGCTGAACCTGGACGAGGAGCAGCGCGTGAAACACCCCCGCCTGCTGTCCCTCACCACCCAGCTCAAGGCCGGCAAGGGCCTGACCATCGTGGGCGCCGTGCTGGAGGGCACCTACCTGGACAAGCACGTGGAGGCCCAGCGGGccgaggag AACATCCGGTCTCTGATGGGCGTGGAGAAGACCAAGGGCTTCTGCCAGCTGGTGGTGTCCTCTAACCTGCGGGACGGCATGTCGCACTTGATCCAGTCGGCCGGCCTGGGGGGCATGAAGCACAACACGGTTCTCATGGCCTGGCCCGAGTCCTGGAAGCAGGAGGACAACACTTTCTCCTGGAAGAACTTTGTCG AAACCGTCCGAGACACCACGGCAGCACAGCAGGCCCTGCTGGTGGCCAAAAACGTGGACCTGTTTCCACAAAACCAGGAGCGTTTCGGCGACGGGGACATTGACGTGTGGTGGGTCGTGCACGACGGGGGCCTGCTCATGCTGCTGCCCTTCCTGCTGCGGCAGCACAAG GTGTGGAGGAAGTGCCGGATGCGCATCTTCACGGTGGCGCAGGTGGACGACAACAGCATCCAGATGAAGAAGGACCTGCAAGTGTTCTTGTACCACCTGAGGATCAGCGCcgaggtggaggtggtggagaTG GTTGAAAACGACATCTCGGCGTTCACGTACGAGAAGACGTTGATGATGGAGCAGAGGTCCCAGATGCTGAAGCAGATGCAGCTGTCCAAGACGGAGCGGGAGAGAGAG GCTCAGCTAATTCACGACAGGAACACTGCGTCCCATTCTGTGGTGGCCACCAGAACCCAGGCCCCGTCCACCCCAGATAAGGTGCAGATGACCTGGACCAAGGAGAAGCTGATCGCGGAGAAGTACAAGAACAAGGAACCGGGTGTGTCCGGGTTCAAGGACCTCTTCAGCCTGAAGCC GAACCAGTCCAACGTCAGGAGGATGCACACCGCCGTGAAGCTCAACGGCGTCGTCCTCAGCAGGTCGCGGGGCGCGCAGCTGGTCCTGCTGAACATGCCGGGACCCCCCAGAAACCGGCAGGGGGACGAGAACT ATATGGAGTTCCTCGAGGTCCTGACCGAGGGGCTCAACCGGGTCCTTCTGGTCCGGGGCAGCGGCCGGGAGGTGGTCACCATCTACTCCTGA
- the SLC12A7 gene encoding solute carrier family 12 member 7 isoform X3 — MPTNFTVVPVEARADGGQDEAAEAAEGTEGTEAPGPPEGEPDCQSPGDGNPRENSPFINHTEVEQENFFEGKNMALFEEEMDSNPMVSSLLNKLANYTNLSQGVVEHEEHEEDSKRREVKSPRMGTFIGVYLPCLQNILGVILFLRLTWIVGVAGVLESFLIVSMCCTCTMLTAISMSAIATNGVVPAGGSYYMISRSLGPEFGGAVGLCFYLGTTFAGAMYILGTIEIFLTYISPSAAIIQAETAEGEAAAMLHNMRVYGTCTLVLMAMVVFVGVKYVNKLALVFLACVVLSILAIYAGVVKTAFDPPDIPVCLLGNRTLSRRGFDVCAKFHTANNSTTPTALWGLFCNSSMPSATCDEYFAQNNVTEIQGIPGVASGVLLDNLWSAYTDKGAFVERKGTPSVPVPEESRASGLPYVLTDIMTYFTMLVGIYFPSVTGIMAGSNRSGDLRDAQKSIPTGTILAIVTTSFIYLSCIVLFGACIEGVILRDKFGEALQGKLVIGMLAWPSPWVIVIGSFFSTCGAGLQSLTGAPRLLQAIARDGIIPFLQVFGHGKANGEPTWALLLTALICETGILIASLDSVAPILSMFFLMCYMFVNLACAVQTLLRTPNWRPRFRYYHWALSFLGMSLCLALMFVCSWYYALVAMLIAGCIYKYIEYRGAEKEWGDGIRGLSLNAARYALLRVEHGPPHTKNWRPQVLVMLNLDEEQRVKHPRLLSLTTQLKAGKGLTIVGAVLEGTYLDKHVEAQRAEENIRSLMGVEKTKGFCQLVVSSNLRDGMSHLIQSAGLGGMKHNTVLMAWPESWKQEDNTFSWKNFVETVRDTTAAQQALLVAKNVDLFPQNQERFGDGDIDVWWVVHDGGLLMLLPFLLRQHKVWRKCRMRIFTVAQVDDNSIQMKKDLQVFLYHLRISAEVEVVEMVENDISAFTYEKTLMMEQRSQMLKQMQLSKTEREREAQLIHDRNTASHSVVATRTQAPSTPDKVQMTWTKEKLIAEKYKNKEPGVSGFKDLFSLKPEWGNLNQSNVRRMHTAVKLNGVVLSRSRGAQLVLLNMPGPPRNRQGDENYMEFLEVLTEGLNRVLLVRGSGREVVTIYS, encoded by the exons GAGATGGAAACCCGCGAGAAAACAGCCCGTTCATCAACCACACGGAGGTGGAGCAGGAGAACTTCTTTGAAGGAAAGAACATGGCGCTTTTTGAG GAGGAAATGGACAGCAACCCCATGGTGTCCTCACTGCTCAACAAGCTGGCCAACTACACCAACCTGAGCCAGGGCGTGGTGGAGCACGAGGAGCACGAGGAGGACAGCAAGAGGCGCGAGGTCAAG AGCCCGCGCATGGGCACCTTCATCGGTGTCTACCTGCCCTGCCTCCAGAACATCCTCGGGGTGATCCTCTTCCTGCGCCTGACGTGGATCGTGGGCGTGGCCGGCGTGCTGGAGTCCTTCCTCATCGTGTCCATGTGCTGTACCTGT ACGATGCTGACTGCCATCTCCATGAGTGCCATCGCCACCAACGGTGTAGTCCCAG CTGGCGGCTCGTACTACATGATATCGCGCTCTCTGGGGCCTGAGTTCGGGGGTGCCGTTGGCCTCTGCTTCTACTTGGGCACGACCTTCGCCGGGGCCATGTATATTTTGGGGACCATTGAGATTTTTTTG ACCTACATCTCCCCCAGCGCGGCCATCATCCAGGCAGAGACAGCGGAAGGCGAGGCCGCGGCCATGCTGCACAACATGCGTGTGTACGGGACGTGCACGCTGGTGCTCATGGCCATGGTGGTCTTCGTGGGCGTCAAGTACGTCAACAAGCTGGCCCTGGTGTTCCTGGCCTGCGTGGTGCTGTCCATCCTCGCCATCTACGCCGGCGTCGTCAAGACCGCCTTCGACCCGCCAGACATCCC GGTCTGTCTGCTGGGGAACCGTACCTTGTCGAGACGCGGCTTTGACGTCTGTGCCAAGTTCCACACCGCCAACAACAGCACGACACCCACCGCGCTCTGGGGCCTTTTCTGCAacagctccatgcccagcgccaCCTGTGATGAGTACTTTGCCCAGAACAACGTCACGGAGATCCAGGGCATCCCCGGCGTGGCCAGCGGCGTCCTCCTCG ATAACCTGTGGAGCGCATACACAGATAAGGGGGCGTTCGTGGAGAGGAAGGGCACACCGTCAGTGCCCGTGCCAGAGGAGAGCAGGGCCAGCGGCCTGCCCTACGTCCTCACTGACATCATGACCTACTTCACCATGCTGGTCGGGATCTACTTCCCCTCCGTGACCG GTATCATGGCGGGCTCAAACCGGTCCGGGGATCTCAGGGACGCCCAGAAGTCGATCCCCACAGGGACCATTTTGGCCATCGTGACGACCTCTTTTATCT ACCTATCCTGCATCGTGCTTTTCGGGGCTTGCATTGAAGGCGTGATCTTACGAGATAA GTTCGGGGAGGCCCTGCAGGGGAAGCTGGTCATCGGCATGCTGGCCTGGCCGTCCCCCTGGGTCATCGTCATCGGCTCCTTCTTCTCGACCTGCGGTGCGGGCCTGCAGAGCCTCACGGGGGCACCACGCCTGCTGCAGGCCATCGCCCGAGACGGCATCATCCCCTTCCTGCAG GTGTTTGGCCACGGGAAGGCCAACGGGGAGCCCACGTGGGCCCTGCTGCTCACGGCCCTCATCTGCGAGACCGGCATTCTGATCGCCTCCCTGGACAGCGTGGCCCCCATCCTGTCCAT GTTTTTCCTCATGTGCTACATGTTCGTGAACCTGGCGTGTGCGGTGCAGACGCTTCTGCGCACGCCCAACTGGCGTCCGCGCTTCAGATACTACCACTG GGCGCTGTCCTTCCTGGGCATGAGCCTGTGCCTCGCGCTCATGTTCGTCTGCTCCTGGTACTACGCCCTCGTCGCCATGCTCATCGCCGGCTGCATCTACAAGTACATCGAGTACCGCGG GGCCGAGAAGGAGTGGGGTGATGGCATCAGGGGGCTGTCGCTAAACGCAGCCCGCTATGCCCTGCTGCGTGTGGAGCACGGACCCCCCCACACCAAGAACTGGAG GCCCCAGGTGCTGGTGATGCTGAACCTGGACGAGGAGCAGCGCGTGAAACACCCCCGCCTGCTGTCCCTCACCACCCAGCTCAAGGCCGGCAAGGGCCTGACCATCGTGGGCGCCGTGCTGGAGGGCACCTACCTGGACAAGCACGTGGAGGCCCAGCGGGccgaggag AACATCCGGTCTCTGATGGGCGTGGAGAAGACCAAGGGCTTCTGCCAGCTGGTGGTGTCCTCTAACCTGCGGGACGGCATGTCGCACTTGATCCAGTCGGCCGGCCTGGGGGGCATGAAGCACAACACGGTTCTCATGGCCTGGCCCGAGTCCTGGAAGCAGGAGGACAACACTTTCTCCTGGAAGAACTTTGTCG AAACCGTCCGAGACACCACGGCAGCACAGCAGGCCCTGCTGGTGGCCAAAAACGTGGACCTGTTTCCACAAAACCAGGAGCGTTTCGGCGACGGGGACATTGACGTGTGGTGGGTCGTGCACGACGGGGGCCTGCTCATGCTGCTGCCCTTCCTGCTGCGGCAGCACAAG GTGTGGAGGAAGTGCCGGATGCGCATCTTCACGGTGGCGCAGGTGGACGACAACAGCATCCAGATGAAGAAGGACCTGCAAGTGTTCTTGTACCACCTGAGGATCAGCGCcgaggtggaggtggtggagaTG GTTGAAAACGACATCTCGGCGTTCACGTACGAGAAGACGTTGATGATGGAGCAGAGGTCCCAGATGCTGAAGCAGATGCAGCTGTCCAAGACGGAGCGGGAGAGAGAG GCTCAGCTAATTCACGACAGGAACACTGCGTCCCATTCTGTGGTGGCCACCAGAACCCAGGCCCCGTCCACCCCAGATAAGGTGCAGATGACCTGGACCAAGGAGAAGCTGATCGCGGAGAAGTACAAGAACAAGGAACCGGGTGTGTCCGGGTTCAAGGACCTCTTCAGCCTGAAGCC AGAGTGGGGAAATCT GAACCAGTCCAACGTCAGGAGGATGCACACCGCCGTGAAGCTCAACGGCGTCGTCCTCAGCAGGTCGCGGGGCGCGCAGCTGGTCCTGCTGAACATGCCGGGACCCCCCAGAAACCGGCAGGGGGACGAGAACT ATATGGAGTTCCTCGAGGTCCTGACCGAGGGGCTCAACCGGGTCCTTCTGGTCCGGGGCAGCGGCCGGGAGGTGGTCACCATCTACTCCTGA